One Osmia lignaria lignaria isolate PbOS001 chromosome 4, iyOsmLign1, whole genome shotgun sequence genomic window, CTTCTTAATATCTTTATTCCGGGACTCTTGAGCTTCTTCACCTAGTTGTCCGATTGGAAGGATTGCGTGTTTAATTATGTCTCcagaatgaaataatattacagTAACTTTGACTTTTTTCTATTGGTTCAATTAATGTTGTGGAGGTGGTGTACTGACGTGCTAATTGGCTTATGGGGGTGTGTCTAATTTTCCTAAACTGAAAATTTCagtgaaaggagaaaaaagggACTTTCTGTAAACAGGTACAAAAAGAAATGCTAAATGTGGAAAAGAACTCCAATGCCATAAATGTACCCTTCGTCATATTGCCAGAACTATGCAACCGTAGGATTGAAAATACAAAACAGGTAACAGACTGTATTCATCGCCTGTGTTATAAACATGCCCTACTCATCAAATTGCTAGGACCTTTTAACCGTAGGAATAAGAACATCAAGCAGGTAAAGCAGCGTACTCGCCATCCTATGGTATAAACGACCCGCTCCACGAACCGTGCGGCCAGTAAACAAATGATAATAACTCATAAGGTCGCAAAAAGTCGCAGCTAAATGAAGCAGATACTTGTTCAGTAATCTTCAaggtttcattttaaaaaaaaattaccggTCGATCTTGGTCGAtggacaactttttcattaatcaagtagAAAAATGTATAGGTCTTGTATTCTTATCTATCGTacctttaataattaagaaaacgtaATAACACTGGGATGTATATTAACTAAGAACATGCTAGTTTACATCAATACTGATAAACTAGCATCATAGCCCGATAATAAATCACTAAGCTACTTTTAATTATGGTCGAAAAAACTGACGTTACAAAAATGCCAACTTTGAACTCGTATATCTCTAACAGAATTACATATAAAAGATTGGCAATAGGGGGGAAATATGCTCTGataattcataaatgaaatacgctacaaagatttttcaaattcgcaaaaaaaattttttcacttTTGGCCACGAATTCGGGCAAATTCGCCACTGTGCGTCGTTCTGGTAATTTCCCCCTGGGACCgttctctcttttcctttttcgcgTATAAGCGTTCAcagaacatcgtcgctcgaatcatcgaatcaaAATCTTAACTAACCAATAATCAATAGTTTCgttttttttatataactttatacttttctttgtaatatatatatattttcttttgtatttcaagcagCTCGTACTTCCTTAACTAACCACTTTTATTGTCACGCTTATTttccgaaattatatttttgttacacctaACTAGTTTAAttcatttgcgtttcaaaaacacttcctttttccttcacgttcacgcctaccatcttcgcacaaattcatacaaggggcccgtatgggactagagcattgacggactcaattaatctattaattaatctatcaattaATCATACCGAttctttattgttctaatcgtgagtgatctaacatcgtcacaagcgattaggactgatggcagcgctaataccgttctcaaagaaagaaaagaaataataatataactataaatatattttcataattttccaacattttatctttttctttttctttttattttgtagttcgcttaaaataacaaaatttgtaacTTACCGGGAACGTGAAAATTCTCAAGAAATAGATACAGTTatcgataattttattcaagTTGTGAAACCGAATATTAATAGTTATAGTatagaaaatgtatttaattcaGACGAAAGTGGTTTTAATTTAGAACTTCGTTCTGGTCGAACGCTAGCTGCAAAGGGATCAAAAACCATTGAAGCTGTCGTACAGTCCATATCATCAACCATTCATAGTTATACCATACAACctactgtatctgcaaatggAAAATTGCTTTCACCGCTTTACATAATTTTATAGGAATCAAGCGGATAGTTCGGACCAAGAGTAAAAGAAAGTTTATTCAATGCTCCAAATGTTCATGTTTCTGCTTCAAAATCTGGCAAATTAACTTTAGAGCACTTTAAAACTTGGtttactgaaatatttttaataatcatggGATCCCGAAGCGTTCTCCTACTAGATTCATGGAGTGGACACTGCCCAATGTTTTGCAAGATCTTGTTCCTGAAGGAAAAGAAGTTTCCATATACTTGGTTTTCGAATatggaaaaatttcataaaaacttTTTCCGATTAGGTCATTTTATTGAATCATGACGTTATTTTACATCaacaaaataatatcataaaactcCAATCTCTTGTACATAATCAGTTGTCTTCACCTAGAttccaaaatttgtttaaacattCGTAGTACAAAAGTGGATATATACAAGAACGTTCGGCACGCTATGAAAATCCAGTCGATTATTGTTTTACAAAACAGGTTAACAAAATTCATCGGTGCGATATATACGGAGAATTAGCTATACTCCGTTGTGCTtggtgtaaaaaatatttatgtttcaaacacttttttgaagaatttcattactgtaaaagCTATGTCGAATAATATTGGTTGTTACATACATgtacaataatattatattataataaaaattaaagtcaGAATAAGCGAAATATGTATAGGAGCGGATTTAACGAACACAGTATGGATGAATGAGTGTTACTGTATCAAAAACTCTTACTCTACATTTTCAATTGTACTACTACATCGGAAGTACTCTGTATATTGTAAAAAGTCTACAAAATAAATGTACTTCATCATATGATGATGACATTAATCTTGCAATTATGAAAATGACATGTAAAGCGGAGGGTAAAATGGTTCTTATCAAAGATCTTATCAACGTTGCAAGTATAAGTTGAGTTAGCGGTCAATACAGACAGATCAAAAAACTTAAATCAAAAATTCCATCGGAAAAATTAAATCAACTATACACCATAATACATCgttgaattcataataaataggtgcttttattgattgaaaaaaaagtagtttttcaaaacggagggggagggggaattcaattttgcaaaacggatgatttaaaaaaaaaacttacacgcagctttatagacctcaagaaacggtataatttttatttcaactatttttttatatcttttgttgtttacgatttataaacTCGTATATAGGAAGGGCGGTttggataaaagggttgatatttccctcaaagtgaaaaacgggcaccaacgaattacagttatcttcataaacaggtctaataaatatttatgcaaagtttgataaaaatcggagtgtatcagtccccgatgttcccttgcgAGTCATTGTTGATTATTAGTTTTTGCCCCAAAATCCACTTATTCAATATATATAGCTGACATTGGCACATGGTTTTAAAAGTAAACAAGGTCGGATCAGTTtgcatatatataatatatatagtGAATAAGTGGATTTTGGGGCAAAAACTAATAATTAACAAAGACACAGCTATCTAGGAATCCACGGAGTTTATGCGTGCACCTGGCGTGCAAACTGATCCGACCTTGTTTTACCTCTACAACTCGAATTTCGGAGAACCATAACCTCTACAAGTCGAAGTATACTTctatacataatatatatatcAGTTCATCGATCCTATAGATTTAACGGTTTTGTGATCGTCAACTGTATATTCCTTTATTAACGATAAGTGAAACAGGGAAGTCACTTGATAAAGTGAAAATGGCACGTTTCTTTATCATAAAAAGAATGCAATGCTAAAGTTTGGAAGAATACATTAAAACAATTCTGTcacttgtttttcttttctacgGCTTTATATTCACAAAATGAATACGATACGAAAGTTAAACACATTAACATTGgctgataaaataaatatgatcGAATCAGTTAAAACtggattaaaaaagaaaaaggatattTCTGAAGAGTTCAAGATTCCCGTTAGCACTTTATCAACCTCTATAAGTCGAAATTTCTTTCATCGAACCTCTCTTACTTGAAAACTCGATAAGTCGAAATCTCTATAACTGGAACATTttgtcccttcccttgaggtttGAGTTATCGAGGTTTCACtgtacatgttttgtaagtttggatctTGGTTGATCAAGATTGGTTGACCAAGAATGCGGCCATTGTGTGCCTACTCGCCGCGCCAGTGCCGTAACTACGCAAAATTCGTATACTCACGGTATCCTTTAATAGCTAAATAGCTCTTTACCAGTCTGTCTCCGATTACGTACATGTTTATATGTGTGATTTGTAGACGACCATTAAAACATTATTCACTTTTTTTCGAATATGATTACTCCACGTAAACATTGACGTTAAATATATGTAATTCGGCCATTAGTCCTGTTAAGCAGTATAAATCTTAATTTGTATATTACTGTTAATACGTGCGCGGGcaataagaattttaatgagCTACAAAAATAGACAGATGATTTCTTATTAAACTGTGATATccaaattttgattaaaaaaaattaactatgcttatacggctagaccctttgttGGACTGTGTTATCCCGGGAATGTTACTCTTTTCCTCACATTGTCCGTGAAACGTAGGCTATACCACTACGTTGTCCCTCGAATGTAAGCTGTTTCCACATTGCACGGACACAACTTACgtattcgacatgtaatgtgtACGAATATTTTGTGTATTTCTTCTAGAAATCCGCTTTTGTAATTCACTTAAAGCGATAATGAAATGAATTACCTAATAGGTATTAATAAGTAAACGTGgtccaaattatatcgtgtttggtctgatattaatcacaaaaatctcactaATATGATATTAGTAATTGCATATTAAAAAAGTTTATGCATCATGCTGTCCTTCTGTTTTATTTGCTGCCCTTTTCTTTGTTCGGCAAACTACAAAAGGGAGCTGCCAGGCTCAAAAATCGATTCTATTCTTCCGAAGTTGTCCCATTTCGATTCCGAGCTAAGGGGCAGTGTGAGAGACATTACTGTATAGGGTATATATTTTATAGCAGTTTTTAATGTATAGACAAtagcattttcacttttattttgCACATATCTGTTAAAGTATTCCTTGTATTCAAAAGGAATAAACAGTTCTTTAAATCTTATTCTCTACACTTGATTCTCTACTCAAAACTGCCTTGCCATTTTTAAGAAGAGAAACTATAGCTTTAATGTTGACAGGATCATATCCTACCCTACCATACAGGgtattcgacaacaggtgggcaatattttaaagggtgattctagggatcaaaataagacgaaaatcaagaataacgaaatagggTTTACCGATATAggcataaccaagaatcgttgaatggtagaaacttacctcgtgctattctgtttctcggtactgcagtattcggtttcgattcttggttatgactgtaccaacCCCTGCCgacgtgacgttcggtcgtctgtgctgagcggattgcaggtttctggcgctttttactcgaatttttaaacgttaatgactggaaaacaaagccgtaaacgctatttcgttattcttgattttcgtcttattttgatccttagaatcaccccttaaaatattgcccacctgttgtcgaacaccctgtattacTTGGATTAATAACCAGCTTTTACTTGTTCAAGATCTGTTTAGAAAATTTGGAACAACATGATAGAATATTTCCAAATACTCTGCGGCATCGCTATAGTgcttctttatctctattaccATCTCACTTCTAACTATGATTTTTGGAAGAAACTTAACATACCTGGACCAGCACCGACAATActttttggaaatttgaaagaaatagcCTTTCGAAAGGAATCGATGAGTGAGTCAGTGAAGAGACTATATGACGAATTCAAACATGAACCATTGTTTGGAATATTTGAAGCAACAACCCCTACTTTGATTGTCAATGATTTGGATTTGATCAAAGATGTTCTTGTTAAGGATTTCCCTATATTTGCAGATCGAGGACTACCTTATTATAAAAAGGTACAAAAGTCGTTCTAATCAGTAATCAGTTATTTCAATAGATGACGTTGTGGTATTTAATCTAATCGAATGACTATGATGAATAGATAAGTAAATGTAAGTAATAAAATTTCGAGATCAGAATTTACAATTGCTTGTATTTCTTCGTTTTACACAACAAAGTAACCATATTAGATAAATGTAACTTACTTTTGACAGAAAAACTTAATAATTACAGATTTAGTTTTGGTGAAAAGTAGTGTGTATCTAAACTTTTAATACGCATTGGATGACATGAATCAACTTGTATCAAcgagtttttaattattcgtacgacggaccatggagcgAGTTCCAATCTGAATTCAATTTCgtaattcatattttttattttttaaattatatactgtttctttaaaaattgttctctcactatatgaaactctttcgtttaacaaTTATAAGGATAAAAAGGTGTCCAAATGTTACTATAtcttgtatttaatttattttaatactatttaataataatgtaaataactaCTTAATCTTACATTGCGTATAGTTTCGTAATCACTTGAATTCTTAAATGGGGTCTATGAGACCCACATGATCGTCGGATTAAATAATACTATGAATTGCAACAGTGGCGTAACTAATGGGTTCAACAGgccccccccctcccccccaaaaaaattaaaaaccagaatatttttaatttcgccAAACTTTGCCGGGTATTAGcaaaagtaaagaaaattatACTTAATGTTATCACAGTATTAATAAgttatgaaagaaaaatttttaagtcCTTTTGTATTTATGGTTGCGCCACTGAACTACAATTATAACTACAGTAAAACCTTACCGTATCGTTGTCGGCGAGACCGTAGgagtaaaaaatttttcaagcttccaagctcTCATTTAAAAGATAGGAGGAAAGatagaaatgtatcattttcatagaTTATGATGGTAGAATAGTGGCACTTGTATGTTTTAAAGTCCATGTGAACACCAAACCACTCACGTGGCAATATGACGAGAGTTTACTGTAAATGCTAAAGGATTGTATTCATAGGTAGAACCATTAGCGGAACATCTCTTCTTCCTGGAATCCGAAAGATGGAAACCACTGAGGACAAAACTTTCACCAACTTTTACTTCCGGCAAACTGAAAGAGATGTTTCCTCTTATAATAGACTGTGCGCAACATTTGGAAGAATACCTGGACAAACGGCTAGAGAAACAAGAACCAATAGAATGTCGCGAATTAGCTGCAAAATTCACTACCGATGTAATCGGTAACTGTGTCTTTGGGATTATTACAAATGCTCTCTCGGACGAAAATAGTAAATTCCGTGAAATGGGCAGAAGAATTTTAGAACCATGTTTTCGAACGACAGTTAGAGCTATAATAAGGCAGTTTTTCCCTCGACTATACGTTTTGATTGGAAATTATATTCAAGCTGTTGGAGTGAACGAATTTTTTACAAACATGGTATCTGATAGTATGAGATacaggaaagaaaataatatatatagacCAGATTTTATTAACACACTCATGGAACTTCGAGAACACCCTGAAAAGCTGCCAACTGTTGGTGAGTATTTGGATtcataatacaaaatataagCGATCTTCTTTTGGAACATAAtcttatttaacaaaataatcACAATCTCCTTAAGTATTCTTTAATGCGTTGATTAGTATATATGTGCCCCCATTATTATGCATACTTATATAATTACGGCTAGTATAAATTTCTACATGCCAGTTTGTTGACTCacttaaatagaaatatttgttaaaaattgaaagtgttGGGATTCGTGTGAATGAGTTACACCAAGTTCTAATAATATGGTTTATTAGCGGAGACACGCTGGCTCAACAAACTGAACTTCGTAAAAGAAGAGGTTGAAACAACGACAAATGTGTTCTCGATTCGAAAGTCTGAATCTATCGCTAATCCTTTCGTTTTAGCACAAGAATATACAGTGGCAATCAAAAGTTTCGggtcaaatgtttttttttgcAGTATTCATAAAATAACAGCTATAGAGTAAATAGTGCCCGACTGTCatgaaagaatttaattttaacaataaatGATGTAGTTGAAGTTAGAGgaatgtatatatttatttcattattaccagagTTTGTAAACTTGTGTGttcaaaaatatgaatacaTGAATTCCCGGCTGCCATCATATCTACGATACGTTGAAATCATGAACacagaagtacacaaggtatatattggtcatcggtcACCGTGCTGTTACCtgtagaaacagtagaaaagcggcggtCCCATACTAATAGCTGATGTATGCAGtaatgccagaaccgtgggacgtgggacaaatttttaccctctccacgacgtcccagtgactcccctacttcagttgtttcatctaacacaagcgtgttgtcccacgtgtccgtgtgagctctggtcatttctacgttatcggctcgatgctcaagccgcctAACcatgtggcagcagcatcgacgaatcgataaaataatatacagtaaaacctggataaattcaacgaaagaatgcttggataagtgaaacatcgctatcccctccacttggggggatccccctaggcgaaccaaGCCGCTCGaccaggaaaccgtgtaatatgatcctacCGTATTATTGGTGTgattaatactaattcaacgataaaacctttttatttttaaccttttctcaatgaaacttttactaacgcatttgtgagatttttctgattaaaatgataccaaactcgatataggttgaattatatttataaacaatagtaatagaataaacaacatagaattgacaccacgactgaatataaatgatgtcggctgaatacaaaagatgtgtgcggacacagaatcggcatgtcggctgaatagaaaacgtgtgtacggattcagaatcgtaacctcgcttggataaatgaaacattaaatgcccggaatcgactccttgcttgaataaatgaaacattaaatgcccagaatcgacacctcgctaggataaatgaaacctttgaaaccaaagccgacaccgcgactggttttgatttcgatctctcttgcttttcgccaacctttaacatcaattttagcaagtaattataattgaaactatttcGTGTTTTGTACCACtctaatcacaaaaatctcaccaatccgctagtaaaagtttcactaaaaaaaagtgaaaaatgaaaaagttttttgattcaattagtattagccacaccgatacgtttcgcctctttcctttgattatcggacctctctctttccaccactgtctgtccctttctacgttcacgcttggctggtcgtcgcgtctCACCCGAGATTCGATACCGCGCTTAGGTAAACACAACCACTGGGttccaatcttggttgaatttatccaggttttactataATCTCGTCCATGGCACTATGGTAGAAGTGAGACATTCTATCCTAATctattttcctcgtatgtcttcgcatttacgtattgtaataa contains:
- the LOC117610887 gene encoding cytochrome P450 6A1-like, which codes for MIEYFQILCGIAIVLLYLYYHLTSNYDFWKKLNIPGPAPTILFGNLKEIAFRKESMSESVKRLYDEFKHEPLFGIFEATTPTLIVNDLDLIKDVLVKDFPIFADRGLPYYKKVEPLAEHLFFLESERWKPLRTKLSPTFTSGKLKEMFPLIIDCAQHLEEYLDKRLEKQEPIECRELAAKFTTDVIGNCVFGIITNALSDENSKFREMGRRILEPCFRTTVRAIIRQFFPRLYVLIGNYIQAVGVNEFFTNMVSDSMRYRKENNIYRPDFINTLMELREHPEKLPTVELTDEFLTAQALILFLAGFETSSTTISHTLYELAQNHEIQDKLRKEIKQHDEKYGKTLTYDQIKEMKYLEKVFKETLRKYPILPMLPREALKNYTFNGTKITIPKGTKVWIPTFGIHRDPNIYPDPDRFDPERFTEEAVANRHPMSFLAFGDGPRICIGARFANYQVKLGIITILRNHKLDVCEETIIPFKHEPQALLLTLQGGITLKITKM